Proteins encoded within one genomic window of Spirochaeta isovalerica:
- a CDS encoding adenylate/guanylate cyclase domain-containing protein yields MSEKIKKRPKVFEPQFFGLILGAFIFILFVFVARFTELDNRFELKMLDMHFYLKSTFRKISTQEGVTQEQRNPNISPDILILGIDNKSLNDFGKWPFPRYREADLVNSFARIQEQNQRESSLFLDIFFNDPDSRAIDDVLLIDAIQNSGRVYLETVLDYYPKEKELSDEMFSRQDLLISRFGMVENIVGDINQIDEYYSTEPPLRPYGNVIAGIGHANFFEDYDKKYRKQKMIVRSSKELEQIRLDLLTENFTLNRDNYERLAWIDKKGISHNIEMPLTESSLKSLEAEMERNAPIKTEDTDNDGTPDDSYYIVRKYEDRFIPAITLVLALNYFNRELSDLEVVLGEHIKIPNPQKFNTETGEWEQYYIVKSYAEYDENNNLLKDAEIELFDEIVIPINEKAELLVNFMGQGSDPSRGGQQTFPVRPFSGYAARVPGPDSSSWPRTKAVDNKILMCGAFALGLDQKTTPFGLMYGVEVHANALNTIIMDQFLHELPWYYNMLILFAAVMIIAFVTSKLSTGFSLAITILLEMGMLLGFTFIFEMNNLIINFTGPAIGMVFTFIVVVVYRVITEEGDKRRIKDMFGKYVSPIVVDQMMENPPELGGVDCEVTIFFSDIRSFTSLSETMSPQELVELLNLYLTAMTDCIMEFYGTLDKYIGDAIMCFWGAPLPQENHALLACKCAVRQLELLKELNATLPENKQIHIGIGLNSGVPTVGNMGSEGRMNYTVMGDDVNLASRLEGTNKQYYTEIIISEKTYDLIKDSGAITRELDDIRVKGKRKPVKIYELLGFEE; encoded by the coding sequence ATGAGTGAAAAAATCAAAAAAAGGCCCAAAGTATTCGAACCGCAGTTTTTCGGACTTATACTTGGGGCCTTTATTTTTATACTGTTTGTTTTTGTCGCCCGTTTTACCGAGCTTGACAATCGGTTTGAATTGAAAATGCTCGATATGCATTTTTATCTTAAGTCAACTTTCAGAAAAATTTCCACCCAGGAAGGCGTAACCCAGGAACAGAGGAATCCGAATATCTCTCCGGATATTTTAATTCTTGGAATTGATAATAAAAGTCTGAATGATTTCGGAAAATGGCCTTTTCCAAGATACCGAGAAGCTGATCTTGTTAATTCTTTTGCTAGAATTCAGGAGCAGAATCAGAGAGAAAGTTCTCTTTTCCTTGATATTTTCTTCAATGATCCTGATTCTAGAGCTATCGATGACGTTCTTCTTATTGATGCTATACAGAACAGCGGGCGTGTTTATCTCGAAACCGTTCTCGATTATTACCCTAAAGAAAAAGAGCTTTCTGATGAAATGTTTTCCAGGCAGGATTTATTGATAAGCCGATTCGGCATGGTAGAAAATATCGTCGGTGATATCAATCAGATTGATGAATACTACAGCACAGAACCGCCGCTGCGTCCTTATGGGAACGTTATCGCCGGGATAGGGCATGCTAATTTTTTTGAAGATTACGATAAAAAATACAGAAAACAGAAAATGATTGTCCGATCCAGTAAAGAGTTGGAGCAGATTCGACTGGATTTATTAACTGAAAATTTTACTCTGAACAGGGATAATTATGAGCGTCTCGCATGGATTGATAAAAAGGGTATTTCTCATAATATTGAAATGCCTTTGACCGAAAGCAGTTTGAAGTCTCTTGAAGCTGAGATGGAAAGAAATGCTCCGATCAAAACAGAAGATACAGACAATGACGGGACACCGGATGACAGCTATTATATCGTCCGAAAATATGAAGACAGGTTTATACCTGCCATAACTCTCGTCCTGGCTTTAAATTATTTTAATAGAGAGTTGAGTGATCTTGAAGTTGTACTGGGTGAGCACATCAAAATTCCCAATCCTCAGAAATTCAATACGGAAACAGGAGAATGGGAACAGTATTACATTGTAAAATCATACGCCGAATATGATGAAAACAACAATCTGTTAAAAGATGCGGAAATTGAGTTATTTGATGAAATAGTCATACCTATAAATGAAAAAGCGGAGCTTCTTGTCAACTTTATGGGCCAGGGATCAGACCCCTCGAGAGGGGGACAACAGACTTTTCCCGTCAGACCTTTCTCCGGTTATGCCGCGAGAGTCCCCGGTCCCGACAGTTCTTCATGGCCCCGTACGAAAGCTGTTGATAACAAGATTCTCATGTGCGGTGCATTCGCTTTGGGACTTGACCAGAAGACAACTCCATTCGGCTTGATGTATGGTGTAGAAGTTCATGCGAATGCGCTCAATACAATTATCATGGATCAGTTTCTCCATGAACTGCCATGGTATTATAATATGCTTATTCTTTTCGCCGCAGTAATGATCATAGCCTTTGTTACTTCGAAGCTCAGTACTGGCTTTTCTCTCGCTATTACCATATTACTCGAGATGGGAATGCTGCTGGGTTTTACCTTCATTTTCGAAATGAATAATCTCATTATTAATTTCACAGGCCCGGCAATAGGTATGGTTTTTACCTTCATCGTTGTCGTCGTGTATAGGGTTATCACGGAAGAAGGAGACAAAAGACGGATCAAAGATATGTTCGGTAAATACGTCAGTCCCATTGTTGTCGATCAGATGATGGAAAATCCTCCGGAACTGGGTGGTGTGGATTGTGAAGTAACTATATTCTTCTCTGATATACGTAGTTTTACATCTCTGTCGGAAACGATGTCTCCTCAGGAACTGGTTGAGTTATTAAATCTTTACCTTACAGCAATGACTGACTGTATTATGGAATTTTACGGCACGCTAGATAAATATATCGGAGATGCGATCATGTGTTTTTGGGGGGCTCCTTTACCACAGGAGAATCATGCTCTGCTTGCCTGTAAATGCGCTGTTCGTCAGCTGGAGCTATTGAAAGAATTAAACGCCACGCTACCTGAAAACAAGCAGATTCATATCGGGATCGGTTTGAACTCCGGTGTGCCGACTGTTGGGAATATGGGTAGTGAAGGGCGAATGAATTATACCGTTATGGGAGATGATGTTAACCTGGCATCCCGTCTGGAAGGTACCAACAAACAGTATTATACGGAAATTATTATCAGTGAAAAAACCTATGATCTGATAAAAGATTCCGGAGCGATTACCCGGGAACTTGATGATATCAGGGTCAAAGGTAAACGCAAACCTGTTAAAATATATGAGCTGTTGGGATTTGAAGAATAA
- the rpsA gene encoding 30S ribosomal protein S1, which translates to MIVAIDGPAGVGKSTISSKIARDNGFFNLNSGNFYRAITKYALNNDIDYNNEDELIAGAEACNFKIEEGRLYLNEVDVEDDLHTDQIDSLVAQISAVVPVRHIVNENLRRIARSMDLVAEGRDMTTVVFPHAEIKIFLDASPEIRAKRRKDQGVSDRSFEEIVESIKERDRIDRNKKEGSLIIAGDALYLDTSDLTIEEVCEKVTEKINDNRLKSQENGTSMAEMDAKTLDSNQQELQEEYLKGLESLEEGQLVDGEVIQVDSDYVYIDIGYKSEGKIPVEDFDNVPATGETISVVLVKKEGKNGDIVVSKKKADSKVIWKKLKDAFQDKTPVEGKIVKSIKGGFEVDFGTEFRAFIPISKVDISRVENPEEYIGLKSMFLIERLYNEKRVNIVVSRREWLEKEIEGKRNEFFENVKIGDEVTGIVKSFTSFGAFIDLGGFDGLLHINDMSWGHVTRPKDFVKKDQEIKLKVIRLEPEDNKINLSLKHFTEDPWSTFESRYNVEDVVKGKVTKLTDFGAFVEIEEGIEGLVHISELSWVKRIKHPQEVLSIGDEVEVMILGYDIQQGRISLGIKQVMPNPWDSIIDEYPVGKVLKRTVKKITNAGAFIELEEGIDGFLHADDMSWTRKIKNISSVLKEGEEVEVSVIGVDPESRRISLGVKQLSQDPWETLENSYPRGSVIEGEITNKTDFGLFVKVPGDIEGLIHKNNLTVNRDDDPEEILAKFNVGDKITAAVTEINPSRQRLSLSVKELKLREQKAEISKYMHEEEEDSTFTLGDMINND; encoded by the coding sequence ATGATCGTGGCAATTGATGGTCCGGCAGGAGTCGGAAAAAGTACAATTTCTTCGAAGATTGCCAGAGACAATGGCTTCTTCAATTTGAATTCCGGTAATTTTTATCGGGCGATTACAAAGTACGCACTGAATAATGACATAGATTATAATAATGAAGATGAGCTTATAGCGGGAGCTGAAGCTTGTAACTTTAAAATCGAAGAGGGAAGACTTTATCTCAATGAAGTAGATGTGGAAGATGATCTTCATACAGATCAGATAGATTCTCTCGTCGCACAGATCTCAGCGGTTGTACCGGTTCGTCATATAGTCAATGAAAACTTGAGACGTATTGCCCGTTCCATGGACCTGGTCGCAGAAGGCCGCGATATGACTACAGTTGTTTTCCCCCATGCTGAAATAAAAATATTTCTGGATGCCAGTCCTGAGATTCGGGCAAAGAGAAGAAAAGACCAGGGTGTCAGTGATCGCTCTTTTGAAGAAATAGTCGAAAGCATAAAAGAGCGGGACAGGATAGACAGGAATAAAAAGGAAGGCAGCCTCATTATTGCCGGGGACGCTTTATATTTGGATACTTCTGACTTGACCATTGAAGAAGTATGTGAGAAAGTAACAGAGAAAATTAATGATAATCGTTTAAAAAGTCAGGAGAACGGTACAAGTATGGCAGAGATGGACGCAAAAACATTAGACAGCAACCAACAGGAACTTCAGGAAGAATACCTGAAAGGGCTGGAAAGCCTTGAAGAAGGACAGCTCGTTGACGGAGAGGTCATTCAGGTAGATTCCGATTATGTTTATATAGATATTGGTTACAAATCTGAAGGGAAAATACCTGTAGAAGATTTTGATAATGTTCCCGCAACTGGAGAAACAATCAGTGTTGTCCTTGTGAAAAAGGAAGGAAAAAACGGAGATATCGTTGTTTCCAAAAAGAAAGCTGATTCAAAAGTAATCTGGAAGAAACTGAAAGACGCATTTCAGGACAAAACACCTGTTGAAGGTAAAATTGTAAAGAGCATTAAAGGTGGATTTGAGGTCGACTTCGGAACAGAGTTCCGCGCTTTTATCCCCATATCAAAAGTAGATATTTCCAGAGTTGAGAATCCTGAAGAATACATCGGCCTGAAGAGCATGTTTCTTATTGAAAGACTTTATAATGAAAAAAGAGTCAATATTGTTGTTTCCAGAAGAGAATGGCTCGAAAAAGAAATTGAAGGCAAAAGAAATGAGTTTTTTGAGAATGTGAAAATCGGTGATGAAGTTACCGGTATTGTTAAAAGCTTCACTTCATTCGGTGCTTTTATTGACCTCGGTGGTTTTGACGGGTTGCTTCACATAAATGATATGAGCTGGGGTCATGTAACAAGACCCAAAGATTTTGTTAAGAAAGATCAGGAAATCAAGCTTAAAGTTATCAGACTTGAGCCTGAAGACAACAAAATTAACCTTTCACTTAAGCATTTTACTGAAGATCCCTGGTCTACATTTGAAAGCAGATACAATGTTGAAGATGTCGTTAAAGGGAAAGTTACCAAACTGACTGACTTTGGCGCATTTGTTGAAATAGAAGAGGGTATCGAAGGTCTGGTTCATATCTCGGAACTTTCATGGGTTAAAAGAATTAAACATCCTCAGGAAGTTCTCTCCATTGGAGATGAGGTTGAAGTTATGATTCTGGGTTATGATATACAGCAGGGAAGAATTTCTCTCGGTATCAAACAGGTCATGCCCAACCCCTGGGATTCGATTATTGATGAATATCCCGTAGGAAAGGTCTTAAAGAGAACCGTTAAAAAGATAACTAACGCCGGTGCGTTTATTGAGCTGGAAGAGGGTATCGATGGATTTCTCCATGCTGACGATATGTCCTGGACCAGAAAAATAAAGAATATATCTTCTGTTCTTAAAGAAGGCGAAGAAGTAGAGGTTTCTGTAATTGGAGTCGATCCTGAATCCAGAAGAATCTCTCTTGGAGTAAAACAGCTTTCACAAGATCCATGGGAGACACTTGAAAACAGCTATCCCCGCGGTAGCGTGATAGAAGGTGAAATAACGAATAAGACTGATTTCGGTCTTTTTGTAAAAGTTCCCGGAGATATTGAAGGCCTGATTCATAAAAACAATCTTACAGTAAATCGCGATGACGATCCGGAAGAGATCCTTGCGAAATTTAATGTCGGAGATAAAATAACAGCGGCTGTTACCGAGATTAATCCTTCCAGACAGAGACTGTCTCTTTCTGTGAAAGAATTAAAGCTCAGGGAACAGAAAGCTGAGATTTCCAAGTATATGCATGAAGAGGAAGAAGATTCCACTTTTACACTTGGAGATATGATTAACAACGATTAA
- a CDS encoding pseudouridine synthase, giving the protein MDNEKVRLQLYMARCGVASRRKCEEIISQGRVSVNGSVVIQPGTKVDDDDRVTMDGRLIKPTRKNIYIALHKPSKFLCSNEDPDGRSLAIDLISPVIKQRLFNVGRLDYLTSGLIFFTNDGDFAKKMTHPSSHVEKEYVVTTKKEIPEELMENFKKGIYVGGEFFKMKSYKLNGTNSVNIVLEEGKNRELRKVFQSQNINVKKVHRIRIGNVKLTGINSGHFRHLSEREIKSLLRDSSSKNGKYNNKGNRHNIK; this is encoded by the coding sequence ATGGATAATGAAAAAGTAAGATTGCAATTATATATGGCCCGATGCGGAGTTGCTTCGAGGCGAAAATGTGAAGAGATTATTTCACAGGGGAGAGTCTCCGTTAACGGATCCGTGGTCATTCAGCCAGGAACAAAAGTTGATGACGATGACAGGGTAACAATGGATGGGAGGTTGATAAAACCTACCAGAAAAAATATTTATATCGCCTTGCACAAACCTTCAAAATTCCTTTGCTCAAATGAAGATCCCGATGGCCGATCTCTGGCAATAGATCTCATTTCACCGGTGATAAAGCAGCGTTTGTTCAATGTCGGAAGACTGGATTACTTAACATCCGGTCTCATTTTTTTTACTAATGACGGTGATTTCGCAAAAAAAATGACCCATCCATCCTCTCATGTAGAAAAAGAATATGTCGTTACAACGAAAAAAGAAATCCCCGAAGAACTGATGGAAAACTTCAAAAAGGGCATTTATGTCGGTGGTGAGTTTTTTAAAATGAAAAGCTACAAGTTAAATGGAACAAATTCTGTGAACATAGTTCTCGAAGAAGGTAAAAACCGTGAGCTCAGGAAAGTTTTTCAATCGCAAAATATTAATGTCAAAAAGGTTCATCGCATCAGAATCGGAAATGTCAAACTGACAGGAATCAATTCAGGACATTTCAGGCATTTATCGGAACGTGAGATTAAATCTTTATTACGGGACAGTTCCAGCAAAAATGGAAAATACAATAATAAAGGGAACAGGCACAATATCAAATGA
- a CDS encoding sigma-54-dependent Fis family transcriptional regulator, producing the protein MFKDQIDIKRFNTLIEINSFINSNYTDVKSLLTQILESASKLTGGDASSLLLVDRETNELFFEIALGPKGSEVKKFSVKMGEGIAGWVAQNNRSLIVNDVEEDPRFFSKISEKVGYATTSILAVPMRVKDQCVGVIEVINKESGRSFTDEDLEWLEIFSTQAGLAFQNAKQYQQMNKELFKLKGQIQTSQYHPFVYKSGIIDEKLAIVKKIAQSSSPILISGDSGTGKELFAEQIHKYSLRSDLAFIKVNCAAIPENLIESELFGHIKGAFTDAVTDHTGRFELADKGTIFLDEIGELPISMQAKLLRVIQHGSFEKVGSNALVKVDVRIIAATNRNLTEEVRLGHFREDLFYRLNVLPLEIPPLKKRREDILPLAEYFLKKFNIKNNKNIKGFSSSSVEAMLSYSWPGNVRELENSVERAVIIATSDVVYPKDLLLPNQDEDPEDKYSDSTLKDAVNLFKKEFIQKTLKDFSGNQTEASDSLGIQRTYLSRLIKELDIKR; encoded by the coding sequence ATGTTTAAAGATCAGATTGACATAAAGAGATTTAACACCTTAATAGAAATTAATAGCTTTATTAATTCAAATTATACAGATGTTAAATCTCTTCTTACTCAGATTCTTGAATCTGCCAGTAAGCTTACAGGGGGAGATGCATCATCTCTCCTTTTAGTTGATAGAGAAACGAATGAGTTGTTTTTTGAGATTGCTCTCGGGCCGAAAGGTTCGGAAGTAAAGAAATTTTCCGTGAAAATGGGAGAGGGTATTGCCGGATGGGTAGCTCAGAACAACCGTTCTCTTATTGTCAATGATGTCGAAGAGGATCCTCGATTTTTCTCTAAAATAAGCGAAAAAGTTGGCTATGCCACAACCTCCATACTGGCTGTTCCCATGCGAGTCAAGGATCAGTGTGTCGGTGTTATTGAGGTTATAAATAAAGAGTCCGGACGTTCCTTTACAGACGAAGATCTTGAATGGCTCGAGATCTTTTCTACACAGGCTGGTCTTGCTTTCCAGAATGCAAAACAATACCAGCAGATGAATAAGGAGCTTTTTAAACTCAAAGGACAGATTCAGACGAGTCAGTATCATCCTTTCGTCTATAAAAGCGGGATAATTGATGAAAAACTGGCAATTGTCAAAAAAATCGCACAATCCTCATCACCAATTCTCATAAGTGGAGATAGCGGCACCGGGAAAGAATTATTTGCGGAACAGATACATAAATATAGTCTTAGAAGCGATTTAGCTTTTATCAAAGTAAATTGCGCAGCCATTCCTGAGAACCTTATAGAAAGTGAGTTATTCGGCCATATAAAAGGCGCTTTTACAGATGCGGTGACAGACCATACCGGTCGATTTGAGTTGGCTGACAAAGGGACTATTTTCCTGGATGAGATAGGAGAGCTGCCTATATCGATGCAAGCCAAGCTTCTTCGTGTTATCCAACATGGATCTTTTGAGAAGGTGGGGTCTAACGCTTTAGTAAAGGTCGATGTGAGGATTATCGCCGCGACGAATAGAAATCTTACCGAGGAAGTACGCCTCGGACATTTCCGTGAGGATCTTTTTTACAGACTTAATGTTCTACCTCTCGAGATTCCTCCACTGAAGAAAAGAAGAGAGGATATTCTCCCGTTGGCTGAATACTTTTTGAAAAAATTTAACATAAAAAATAATAAAAATATCAAAGGCTTTTCTTCTTCTTCTGTAGAAGCTATGTTATCATACTCTTGGCCCGGAAACGTCCGAGAATTGGAGAATTCTGTTGAAAGGGCTGTGATAATTGCTACTTCGGATGTTGTATATCCCAAAGATCTGCTTCTTCCCAATCAGGATGAAGATCCGGAAGATAAATATTCCGATAGCACCTTGAAAGATGCTGTTAATCTGTTCAAAAAAGAGTTCATTCAAAAGACTCTTAAGGATTTCTCGGGTAATCAGACAGAAGCCTCCGATTCTTTGGGAATACAGAGAACTTATCTTTCTAGATTAATAAAAGAACTTGATATAAAACGTTAG
- a CDS encoding tetratricopeptide repeat protein, whose translation MSHHNTELKKTASDKVAEFISNNRTVLWISLAVLIVAIVVFAVIDNNIQKKSDLYSDMIAELQDDYQNVYSASEEEKETLENAFLEKTGEIISQDKASILVEKALFYRGQLYLQQEEWVSAADDFKKIAEISPDSYLASVSLYNGASALENNGDVEEALSLLNVISEKYRSESPILPETLFNIARLNEKLGKAEDAITVYEDLEKSYPSSSWTNLAKTRIISLKASGVSQ comes from the coding sequence GTGTCACACCATAACACTGAACTAAAAAAGACTGCTTCCGATAAGGTAGCTGAATTCATTAGCAATAACAGAACAGTATTGTGGATCAGCCTTGCTGTTCTTATTGTTGCTATAGTCGTATTTGCTGTAATCGACAATAATATACAGAAAAAAAGTGATCTGTATTCGGATATGATCGCTGAACTTCAGGATGATTATCAGAATGTTTATTCTGCATCAGAAGAAGAAAAAGAAACTCTTGAGAATGCATTTCTTGAAAAAACAGGAGAAATTATCAGTCAGGATAAAGCCAGTATTCTTGTAGAAAAAGCATTATTCTATCGCGGTCAGTTATATCTTCAGCAGGAAGAATGGGTTTCAGCTGCTGATGACTTTAAGAAAATTGCGGAAATCTCACCGGACAGCTATCTTGCTTCTGTTTCCCTGTACAACGGAGCTTCAGCTCTCGAGAATAATGGTGATGTAGAAGAGGCTTTATCTCTGCTGAATGTCATTTCTGAAAAATACAGGAGCGAATCTCCAATTCTTCCTGAAACACTTTTCAACATTGCAAGACTGAATGAAAAACTCGGAAAAGCCGAAGATGCCATAACTGTTTATGAAGATCTGGAAAAATCCTATCCTTCGAGCAGTTGGACAAATTTAGCTAAAACCCGTATAATTTCATTGAAAGCTTCAGGGGTATCTCAGTAA
- the scpB gene encoding SMC-Scp complex subunit ScpB: MELSKETAIIESIIFLENEPVSLKQLVRVSELAENIIVEALAIIKEKYTESYHGIELVEISGGFTFSPKEELWSILKDHYGKKNDEKLSRAAMETLSIIAYSQPLTKTEVENIRGVSADNMIRLLIRKGLVKEVGKKDVPGKPLLYGTTSEFLKAFRLNSIADLPKLDEQDRDRFELNG, from the coding sequence ATGGAGCTCAGTAAAGAAACTGCAATTATTGAATCGATTATTTTTCTGGAGAATGAGCCTGTATCTTTGAAACAGCTGGTCCGGGTCAGTGAACTGGCGGAAAATATCATAGTTGAAGCGCTGGCAATCATAAAAGAGAAATATACAGAGAGTTATCATGGAATAGAGTTGGTTGAGATTTCCGGAGGTTTTACATTTTCTCCAAAAGAAGAGCTTTGGAGTATACTGAAAGATCATTATGGAAAGAAGAATGATGAAAAACTTTCCCGGGCAGCTATGGAAACTCTTTCGATAATCGCGTATTCTCAGCCATTAACAAAAACTGAAGTGGAAAATATCCGGGGAGTTTCCGCTGACAATATGATCAGGTTACTGATAAGAAAGGGGCTTGTTAAAGAGGTCGGGAAAAAAGATGTACCGGGAAAACCTCTTTTATATGGAACGACGAGTGAATTCCTGAAAGCATTCCGTTTGAACAGTATCGCCGATCTTCCTAAATTAGATGAACAGGATAGAGACAGGTTCGAATTAAATGGATAA
- the mazG gene encoding nucleoside triphosphate pyrophosphohydrolase, with amino-acid sequence MDKTKDAFEELYNVIIKLRGPDGCNWDKEQTPSSLRSDLIEETYECIEAIDDKDYKHTSEELGDLYLLVTMLAYMHEQEGLFTVRETLQGISEKLIRRHPHVFGESNAQTPDEIIKQWDEIKTEIEGRKPKDSVLDKISGGLPPLEKAFMIQKKAAKVGFDWQHINDIWSKVHEEIDEVQTAAQESIDELEKEIGDLLFAVVNIARGYKIDPAVALQRTNNKFTKRFHFIERMMKESGKELNSDNFELMDSLWEKAKTFEKEE; translated from the coding sequence ATGGATAAAACAAAAGACGCCTTCGAAGAATTATATAATGTCATAATAAAGCTTAGAGGACCTGACGGTTGTAACTGGGATAAAGAACAAACACCCAGTTCGCTTAGATCAGATTTAATTGAAGAAACTTACGAGTGCATTGAAGCTATTGATGATAAAGATTACAAACATACTAGTGAAGAGCTGGGTGACCTATATCTCCTGGTAACGATGTTGGCTTATATGCATGAACAGGAAGGTCTGTTTACAGTAAGAGAAACGCTTCAGGGAATCAGTGAAAAGCTCATAAGGAGACACCCTCATGTCTTTGGTGAAAGCAATGCTCAAACGCCGGATGAGATAATAAAACAATGGGATGAAATCAAAACAGAAATTGAAGGTCGGAAACCGAAAGATTCTGTTCTCGATAAGATTTCCGGAGGGCTCCCTCCCCTTGAAAAAGCTTTTATGATACAAAAAAAGGCTGCAAAAGTCGGTTTTGACTGGCAGCATATAAATGATATTTGGAGCAAGGTTCACGAAGAAATAGATGAGGTTCAAACAGCCGCTCAGGAAAGCATCGATGAACTGGAAAAAGAAATCGGTGATTTGCTATTCGCCGTTGTAAATATAGCCAGAGGTTACAAAATCGATCCGGCTGTTGCTTTGCAGAGAACGAATAACAAATTCACAAAAAGGTTTCATTTTATAGAAAGAATGATGAAAGAATCAGGTAAAGAACTGAATTCAGATAATTTCGAGTTGATGGATAGCCTTTGGGAAAAAGCTAAGACTTTTGAAAAGGAAGAGTGA
- a CDS encoding sensor histidine kinase: MKKLSVFSYTLLILLSIAILSIGTISIFSIKTLSDFIYNEVGTSLKEETRLIRNLIDVNSDNSPEPYQEITERIFEDLNIRLTIIALDGSVLADTHENYRIMDNHSTRPEVLDAMNGEVGEYIRYSNTLSRHMLYITLPPGDKNLIVRTAISIDHIRDKFVKTLSDIAVFSVIIFIITVLLSILSANTFTSTILSIKNITTFYAKGDFSRKLSDSGPQEVSQLKKSINTMGDQLKTIIEKESFQKNELQAMLNSMEDAVLLLDNQLIIKEINPASESLLQSRVEICKGHSIKDFLDNDPIIRMIEDSLALKMVQEKTLAVNRGLDQYYQIHSTPLKTSENEYDGILTVFHDVTRVKQLENMRKDFVANVSHELKTPVTLISGFVETLMDGAINDKERVEQFLHVISRHSKRISNIIDDLLILSNIEDKGTDICKEEVILYDILFSAYTSVLTESEKSKISIDVVCDESLTIHVSPTLIEQAVLNLVINAIKYAGEGSHVVIKGKKENNNSVIIEVTDNGVGMEKEQLERIFERFYRINRQQSKNKGGTGLGLSIVKHIALAHKGNVTVETEPGRGTTFRITLPFQKS, from the coding sequence ATGAAAAAACTCTCTGTTTTTTCCTATACTCTTTTAATACTTCTATCAATCGCTATTTTGTCTATCGGGACAATTTCAATATTTTCGATTAAAACTCTCTCTGATTTTATCTATAACGAAGTCGGGACATCTCTTAAAGAAGAAACCAGACTGATTCGAAATTTAATCGATGTCAATTCTGATAATTCCCCTGAACCGTACCAGGAAATTACCGAAAGGATATTTGAAGATCTGAATATCCGATTGACCATAATAGCTTTAGACGGTTCTGTACTGGCTGATACACATGAAAATTACAGAATCATGGATAATCACAGCACAAGACCGGAAGTTCTTGATGCCATGAACGGTGAGGTCGGAGAATATATAAGATACAGTAATACCTTATCACGTCATATGTTATATATTACGCTACCTCCCGGAGATAAAAACCTCATAGTCAGAACAGCTATATCGATAGATCATATTAGAGATAAGTTCGTGAAAACATTATCTGATATAGCTGTGTTCAGTGTCATTATTTTTATTATAACCGTTCTATTGAGCATATTATCTGCAAATACATTCACTTCAACAATTCTCTCGATAAAAAACATTACAACTTTTTATGCAAAGGGGGATTTCTCCCGCAAACTTTCAGACTCCGGTCCTCAAGAAGTATCTCAGCTAAAGAAATCGATAAATACAATGGGTGATCAATTAAAAACAATTATAGAAAAAGAATCATTTCAGAAAAATGAATTGCAGGCGATGCTGAACAGCATGGAAGATGCTGTTCTTTTGTTGGATAACCAGCTGATTATAAAAGAGATAAACCCCGCTTCAGAATCTTTGCTGCAGAGTCGTGTAGAGATATGCAAAGGTCATAGCATAAAAGATTTTCTAGATAATGATCCTATAATACGGATGATAGAAGATTCTTTAGCGCTGAAAATGGTTCAGGAAAAGACTCTAGCCGTAAACCGTGGTCTGGATCAGTATTATCAAATTCATAGTACTCCACTTAAAACTTCTGAAAACGAATATGATGGAATTCTGACTGTCTTTCATGATGTAACCCGGGTGAAACAACTGGAGAATATGCGAAAAGATTTTGTCGCTAATGTTTCACATGAATTAAAAACGCCTGTAACACTGATAAGCGGTTTTGTCGAAACACTTATGGATGGAGCCATTAATGACAAAGAAAGGGTGGAACAGTTTTTACATGTCATAAGCCGGCATTCAAAAAGAATATCCAATATTATCGATGATCTCCTGATATTGAGTAACATAGAAGATAAAGGGACTGATATATGTAAAGAAGAAGTTATCCTTTATGATATCCTTTTCAGTGCTTATACATCAGTGTTAACTGAAAGTGAAAAATCCAAAATATCAATTGATGTTGTTTGTGATGAATCCCTGACAATTCACGTGAGTCCGACTTTAATTGAACAGGCTGTGCTGAATCTTGTTATTAATGCCATAAAATATGCCGGAGAAGGATCACATGTTGTTATTAAAGGCAAAAAAGAAAACAATAATTCGGTAATAATAGAAGTCACCGATAATGGAGTCGGAATGGAAAAGGAACAACTGGAACGAATATTTGAGAGATTTTACCGCATTAACAGACAACAGAGCAAAAATAAAGGAGGTACGGGATTAGGGTTATCCATAGTGAAACATATTGCTCTTGCCCATAAAGGAAATGTTACGGTCGAAACAGAACCGGGCCGGGGAACGACTTTCAGAATCACTCTTCCTTTTCAAAAGTCTTAG